A single region of the Massilia sp. erpn genome encodes:
- a CDS encoding lysozyme inhibitor LprI family protein has translation MANTVWAAAKPAGWVLSYEGKSSNAFIWDKRAKELIKNSVPPKIADELLSALGGPPDPVVVLKRRYVSVSACVAHACMVKGLFWFDSQNGVGIGVYLDEDSLTLASSGLLPEEVPAVARKAITNWLSDVDVQPKQAHYLAPNGEVSPIAPTQFVRPTYRAKPEGPSFDCRKAAISIERTICGDAQLAKQDLALATLFNEIRRGNDTVGGRDELRAFQLEWLKGRDATCSKAAATAACLGEQYRQQHDRLMHWTPKH, from the coding sequence ATGGCAAACACCGTCTGGGCGGCGGCAAAGCCGGCCGGCTGGGTGCTTTCCTATGAGGGAAAATCGAGCAACGCCTTTATCTGGGATAAGCGCGCCAAGGAATTGATCAAAAATAGCGTTCCGCCCAAGATCGCCGACGAGTTGCTGAGTGCCCTGGGCGGCCCGCCCGACCCGGTCGTGGTTCTGAAGCGGCGCTACGTCAGCGTTTCCGCCTGCGTCGCCCATGCCTGCATGGTGAAGGGCTTGTTCTGGTTCGACAGCCAGAACGGCGTGGGCATCGGCGTCTATCTGGACGAGGATTCCTTGACGCTCGCCTCCAGCGGCCTGCTGCCGGAAGAAGTTCCCGCTGTTGCGCGCAAGGCCATCACGAACTGGTTGAGCGACGTCGATGTCCAGCCCAAGCAGGCGCACTACCTCGCGCCGAACGGAGAGGTTTCGCCAATCGCGCCAACCCAGTTCGTCCGCCCGACCTACCGCGCCAAGCCGGAAGGCCCGTCTTTTGACTGCCGCAAGGCGGCGATCTCGATCGAACGCACCATTTGCGGCGACGCCCAGCTGGCGAAGCAGGATCTCGCATTGGCCACCCTGTTCAATGAAATCCGGCGCGGCAACGATACCGTCGGTGGACGGGACGAACTGCGCGCTTTCCAGCTCGAATGGCTCAAGGGGCGTGACGCGACCTGCAGCAAGGCCGCCGCCACGGCCGCCTGTCTCGGTGAACAGTACCGGCAGCAGCACGACCGGCTGATGCACTGGACGCCGAAGCATTAA
- a CDS encoding serine hydrolase encodes MRNSIRVAASLLLLSGWAGAAALPERNPGLHWPAMAEASPACQASLAQVRSQLVMLPTTSLMAVRDGEVLFSYGAVDRANQVYSVRKSVLAMMYGPPVTAGTISLDSSLASLDIDDVGGLLPLERGAKVGDLLAARSGVYHVAANPGDDAEAAPPRGSQRPGAYFLYNNWDFNVAGTVYEQLTRRDIYQSFASELAQPLQFEDFALAQQRRSGDPKRSRHLAYHFHFSTRDMARLGQLMLQEGRWNGRQLLPANWLARITTPLTRAADMHPPSAARRQLDYGLMWWIPTLPADSPLAGAYMAWGYYGQFILVVPKQRMVISHQRVVTATEGSAPRKVSPAEFLRIANMLVQSPCL; translated from the coding sequence ATGAGAAATAGCATCCGCGTCGCCGCCTCTCTTCTGCTGCTCTCAGGCTGGGCCGGCGCGGCCGCGCTGCCGGAGCGCAATCCGGGTTTGCACTGGCCAGCCATGGCGGAAGCGAGTCCGGCTTGCCAAGCCAGCCTGGCTCAGGTGCGCAGTCAGTTGGTCATGCTGCCGACCACCTCGCTGATGGCGGTGCGCGATGGCGAGGTACTCTTCAGCTATGGCGCCGTAGATCGCGCCAACCAGGTCTATTCCGTGCGCAAAAGCGTGCTGGCCATGATGTATGGACCTCCTGTCACCGCCGGAACCATTTCCCTCGACAGCAGCCTCGCATCGCTGGACATTGACGATGTCGGCGGCCTGCTGCCGCTCGAACGCGGCGCAAAGGTCGGCGATCTGCTGGCGGCGCGTTCCGGCGTCTATCATGTGGCCGCTAATCCCGGCGACGATGCGGAGGCCGCGCCACCGCGCGGCTCGCAACGGCCTGGCGCCTACTTCTTGTATAACAACTGGGATTTCAACGTCGCCGGCACGGTCTATGAACAGCTGACGCGGCGCGATATTTACCAAAGCTTTGCCAGTGAACTGGCGCAGCCCCTGCAATTCGAAGACTTCGCGCTGGCGCAGCAGCGGCGCAGCGGCGATCCCAAACGCTCGCGCCATCTGGCCTACCACTTCCACTTCTCGACCCGCGACATGGCCCGCCTGGGCCAGCTGATGCTGCAGGAGGGCCGCTGGAACGGCCGCCAGCTCCTGCCCGCCAACTGGCTGGCGCGCATCACGACGCCGCTGACACGCGCAGCCGACATGCATCCGCCATCGGCTGCGCGGCGCCAGCTCGACTACGGCCTGATGTGGTGGATCCCCACCCTGCCAGCCGATTCGCCATTGGCCGGCGCCTACATGGCCTGGGGCTATTATGGCCAGTTCATCCTGGTGGTTCCGAAACAGCGCATGGTCATCAGCCACCAGCGCGTGGTGACAGCGACAGAGGGCAGCGCGCCACGCAAGGTCAGCCCCGCCGAATTTCTACGCATCGCCAATATGCTGGTGCAATCGCCATGCCTTTAA
- a CDS encoding HEAT repeat domain-containing protein, producing MSILSILAEVAASRDADELSETVCAVNRDFSTAPLLAHILLEDWHGSHENIVFELGLIGNPSVVDAIASAARTKFKSLAEWDRWCRFQRECAFALARIGTNESRAALEQMVRSEDAHLRQVGEEGLSYWPMPYGVY from the coding sequence ATGAGTATTTTAAGTATTTTGGCCGAAGTTGCGGCTAGCCGAGACGCTGACGAACTGAGCGAGACGGTCTGCGCGGTAAATCGTGATTTCTCTACGGCGCCCCTGCTGGCGCATATTCTTTTAGAGGATTGGCATGGCTCGCATGAAAACATCGTTTTCGAGCTGGGTTTGATAGGAAATCCAAGCGTTGTAGACGCCATCGCCAGCGCGGCGAGAACGAAATTCAAGTCCCTGGCCGAATGGGATCGTTGGTGCAGGTTCCAAAGGGAATGTGCTTTTGCATTGGCTCGTATTGGCACGAATGAATCTCGCGCGGCACTCGAACAAATGGTTCGCAGTGAAGATGCCCATCTGCGACAGGTAGGCGAAGAAGGGCTAAGTTACTGGCCCATGCCGTATGGGGTTTATTGA
- a CDS encoding SDR family oxidoreductase — translation MQTTGNTILITGGSSGIGRALAEAFHDRGNRVIVTGRRLSLLEEISAQRPGIVAMPLDLDAPASLAHLLDEVRARFPELNVLVANAGISRAEDMRADDWDASGAQTIIETNIMGVLRVTAAFLPLLKRQPNAAIMATSSNLAFIPRADFPAYCASKAFLHSWLQSLRHQLRHLPLEVLELAPPYVQTALTGSQQACDPRAMPLAAYVAEVMQLLEQGDHPRGEVLVERDRARRWAERDGRYDETFAAMNPH, via the coding sequence ATGCAAACGACTGGCAACACCATCCTGATCACCGGCGGCAGCAGCGGTATCGGCCGCGCCCTCGCGGAAGCCTTCCATGACCGCGGCAACCGCGTTATCGTCACGGGGCGGCGCCTCTCCCTGCTGGAGGAAATCAGCGCGCAGCGGCCCGGCATCGTGGCTATGCCGCTGGACCTGGATGCGCCGGCCTCCCTGGCCCATTTGCTTGACGAGGTCCGCGCGCGTTTTCCGGAATTGAATGTGCTGGTGGCCAATGCCGGCATCTCGCGCGCGGAAGATATGCGGGCCGATGACTGGGACGCGTCCGGCGCCCAGACGATCATCGAAACCAACATCATGGGCGTTCTGCGCGTGACGGCCGCGTTCCTGCCGCTGCTGAAACGGCAGCCCAATGCGGCGATCATGGCGACCAGTTCCAATCTCGCCTTCATTCCGCGCGCCGACTTCCCGGCGTATTGCGCCAGCAAGGCCTTCCTGCATTCCTGGCTGCAGTCGCTGCGCCACCAGCTCCGGCATCTCCCGCTCGAAGTGCTGGAGCTGGCGCCGCCCTATGTCCAGACCGCGCTGACGGGCAGCCAGCAGGCCTGCGACCCGCGCGCCATGCCGCTTGCGGCCTATGTGGCGGAGGTCATGCAATTGCTGGAACAGGGGGATCATCCGCGCGGCGAAGTGCTGGTCGAGCGCGACCGCGCCCGCCGCTGGGCCGAACGGGATGGCAGGTATGATGAAACTTTCGCGGCGATGAATCCGCATTGA
- a CDS encoding carboxy terminal-processing peptidase — MKKQMLLATMALAVLSAHAGAAQTDKTPDAVLKPAPQQPQAALWASRVLSRIHYKATPLDDAMSEKIFDRYFKSLDGEKLFFSQADIDQFANAKSRLDDAIISENLTVPFAIYNLYQQRFSERMGYARELLKGKFDFTSEESYQYDREKADWVRTEAEMKDLWRKRVKNDWLRLKLAGKDEKAIRETLDKRYEGYLSRSRKLNNEDVFQIFMNAYAMSIEPHTNYLGPRASENFDIQMRLSLEGIGAVLQTRDEYTVIREIVVGSPAGLSGKLKVGDRIVAVGQGESGPVTDILGWRIDDVVAQIRGTKDSTVRLQVLPADAGTDPKPVTVALVRKKISMEEQSAKKTIMEVRDGTAKRRIGVISLPTFYQDYEARSKGDRDFKSATRDVARLLAELKKDKVENVLIDLRNNGGGSLNEAVELTGLFIDKGPVVQQRNAEGRVEVESDTNPGLAWDGPVGVLINRGSASASEIFAAALQDYGRGLVIGEPSFGKGTVQSLYKLDRFGQGEKPRYGELKITVAQFFRINGGTTQLRGVTPDIKLPSMADAENFGESSYDNALPYTVIKPAVYIPAGELKEIVPMLDKKHEARVAKDKDFQYLQEEIALVKKQRKENLISLNEAARRKERDQQEARAKLREARLTAAPSPDDPILVPDPKDALNKAIAAKPAGAKAARQAAAMKGAIRTDDGLQADERSLAAELDAEKAAKAAKDVLLNEAVHILADEVGLLKTDTRLASRVLPYVNDK; from the coding sequence ATGAAGAAGCAAATGCTGTTGGCCACCATGGCACTGGCAGTCCTGTCCGCCCACGCGGGCGCCGCGCAAACCGACAAGACCCCGGATGCCGTGCTCAAGCCGGCGCCGCAACAGCCGCAAGCGGCGCTGTGGGCCTCGCGCGTGCTGTCACGCATCCACTACAAGGCCACTCCGCTGGACGACGCGATGTCGGAGAAGATCTTCGACCGCTATTTCAAATCGCTGGACGGCGAAAAGCTGTTCTTCTCCCAGGCCGACATCGACCAGTTCGCCAACGCCAAGAGCCGCCTGGACGACGCCATCATCAGCGAAAACCTGACGGTGCCGTTCGCCATCTACAACCTCTACCAGCAGCGCTTCAGCGAGCGCATGGGTTATGCCCGTGAACTGCTGAAGGGCAAGTTCGACTTCACCAGCGAAGAAAGCTACCAGTACGACCGCGAAAAGGCCGACTGGGTACGCACCGAAGCCGAGATGAAGGATCTGTGGCGCAAGCGCGTGAAGAACGACTGGCTGCGCCTGAAGCTGGCCGGCAAGGACGAGAAAGCCATCCGCGAAACCCTGGACAAGCGCTACGAAGGCTATCTGAGCCGCTCGCGCAAGCTCAATAATGAAGACGTGTTCCAGATCTTCATGAACGCTTACGCCATGTCGATCGAGCCGCACACCAACTACCTGGGGCCGCGCGCCTCGGAAAACTTCGACATCCAGATGCGCCTGTCGCTGGAAGGCATCGGCGCCGTGCTGCAGACCCGCGACGAATACACGGTGATCCGCGAAATCGTGGTGGGCAGCCCGGCCGGCCTGTCCGGCAAGCTTAAAGTCGGCGACCGTATCGTCGCCGTGGGCCAGGGCGAATCCGGCCCCGTGACCGATATCCTGGGCTGGCGCATCGACGATGTGGTGGCGCAGATTCGCGGCACCAAGGATTCCACCGTGCGCCTGCAAGTGCTGCCGGCCGACGCCGGCACCGATCCGAAGCCCGTGACCGTGGCCCTGGTGCGCAAGAAAATCAGCATGGAAGAGCAGTCGGCCAAGAAAACCATCATGGAAGTGCGCGACGGCACGGCCAAGCGCCGCATCGGCGTGATCTCGCTGCCGACCTTCTACCAGGACTATGAAGCGCGCAGCAAAGGTGACCGCGACTTCAAGAGCGCGACGCGCGACGTGGCCCGCCTGCTGGCCGAGCTGAAGAAAGACAAGGTCGAGAACGTGCTGATCGACCTGCGCAATAACGGCGGCGGCTCGCTCAACGAGGCGGTCGAACTGACCGGCCTGTTCATCGACAAAGGTCCGGTGGTGCAGCAGCGCAATGCCGAAGGCCGCGTCGAAGTCGAAAGCGACACCAATCCCGGCCTGGCATGGGATGGTCCGGTCGGCGTGCTGATCAACCGTGGTTCGGCCTCCGCTTCCGAAATCTTTGCCGCCGCGCTGCAGGACTATGGCCGCGGCCTGGTGATTGGCGAGCCGAGCTTCGGCAAGGGCACGGTGCAATCGCTGTACAAGCTGGACCGCTTCGGCCAGGGCGAGAAACCGCGTTATGGCGAGCTGAAGATCACTGTTGCCCAGTTCTTCCGCATCAACGGCGGCACCACCCAATTGCGCGGCGTGACGCCGGACATCAAGCTGCCGAGCATGGCCGATGCCGAAAACTTCGGCGAATCGAGCTATGACAACGCGCTGCCCTATACCGTCATCAAGCCGGCGGTCTACATCCCGGCGGGCGAACTCAAGGAAATCGTGCCGATGCTGGACAAAAAGCACGAAGCCCGCGTCGCCAAGGACAAGGACTTCCAATACCTGCAGGAAGAAATCGCGCTGGTGAAGAAACAGCGCAAGGAAAACCTGATTTCCCTGAACGAAGCGGCGCGCCGCAAGGAGCGCGACCAGCAGGAAGCCCGCGCCAAGCTGCGCGAAGCGCGCCTGACAGCCGCCCCGTCGCCGGACGATCCGATCCTGGTCCCCGATCCGAAAGATGCGCTGAACAAGGCCATCGCGGCCAAGCCGGCCGGTGCCAAGGCAGCGCGCCAGGCCGCCGCGATGAAGGGCGCCATCCGCACCGACGACGGCCTGCAGGCCGACGAGCGCAGCCTGGCGGCCGAGCTGGATGCCGAAAAGGCCGCGAAAGCGGCCAAGGATGTGCTGCTGAACGAAGCGGTCCACATTCTGGCCGACGAGGTAGGCTTGTTGAAGACCGACACGCGGCTGGCTTCGCGCGTGTTGCCATATGTGAATGACAAATAA
- a CDS encoding peptidase domain-containing ABC transporter, with translation MSFSDKLAFGFGARLPLMLQTEATECGLACLAMVANYHGHHCDLAGLRRRFPISLKGVNLSHLMQVAQQLELAARPLKLDLEGLPQLRLPCILHWNFNHFVVLKEVGKNSLTIHDPACGIRVVAMDEVSRCFTGVALELWPGSAFQPQQAAPRVKLRSLVGRVTGLARSAVQILLLALALEVFAIVGPFYLQWVVDNVLVTANRDLLSTLALGFGLLVLMQHAIGGVRSWVILYLGTTLSIQWRANVFSHLLRLPVQYFEKRHLGDVVSRFSAIDQIQKSLTNSFLEAVLDGLMTSIILLMMFIYSVQLGLVAVGTMLLYALGRWIWYRPLRNATEEEIIHAARQQTHFLETVRGVKAIKLFQRQDERRATWLALLVNQINADLRTQKLQLFYKTLNGLLFGLENTVIIWLGARLVLNGDFSVGALMAFSAYRSQFDSRVASLIDKLYELKMLQLQGERLADIVHAEPESLASGLAPEQTETVPASIELRGLHYRYAPHEPYVLSGVSLKIEEGESVAIAGPSGCGKSTLLNVLLGVLPPGEGEILLGGQNLRQVGLGPLRAMVGTVLQDDVLFAGSIADNISFFDPQADMAWIRECAEMAAIATEIAAMPMNYNTLVGDMGTVLSGGQKQRVLLARALYKRPRILILDEATSHLDIAREHQVNTAVKALRMTRIIVAHRPETIASADRVITLIAGKVAQDQASTMSNRPLCVAI, from the coding sequence ATGTCATTTTCCGACAAGCTGGCTTTCGGCTTTGGCGCGCGCCTGCCCCTGATGCTGCAAACCGAGGCCACCGAATGCGGCCTGGCCTGCCTGGCCATGGTGGCCAACTACCATGGCCACCACTGCGACCTGGCCGGGCTGCGGCGGCGCTTTCCGATTTCGCTGAAAGGCGTCAATCTCTCGCATCTGATGCAGGTGGCCCAGCAGCTGGAACTGGCGGCGCGGCCCCTGAAGCTGGACCTGGAGGGCTTGCCGCAGCTGCGCCTGCCTTGCATCCTGCACTGGAATTTCAACCATTTCGTGGTCTTGAAGGAGGTCGGCAAGAACAGCCTGACCATCCACGACCCCGCCTGCGGCATCCGCGTGGTGGCGATGGACGAGGTGTCGCGCTGCTTTACCGGCGTGGCGCTGGAACTGTGGCCCGGCAGCGCCTTCCAGCCGCAGCAGGCCGCGCCGCGCGTCAAGCTGCGCAGCCTGGTGGGCCGGGTGACGGGGCTGGCGCGTTCGGCGGTCCAGATCCTTCTGCTGGCGCTGGCGCTGGAAGTGTTCGCCATCGTCGGGCCGTTCTATCTGCAATGGGTGGTGGACAATGTGCTGGTCACGGCCAACCGCGATCTGCTGAGCACGCTGGCCCTGGGCTTTGGCCTGCTGGTGCTGATGCAGCACGCGATTGGCGGCGTGCGTTCCTGGGTCATCCTGTATCTTGGCACCACGCTCAGCATCCAGTGGCGGGCCAATGTGTTTTCGCACCTGCTGCGCCTGCCGGTGCAGTATTTCGAGAAGCGCCATCTGGGCGATGTGGTGTCGCGCTTCAGCGCCATCGACCAGATCCAGAAAAGCCTGACCAATTCCTTTCTGGAAGCCGTGCTCGACGGGCTGATGACCAGCATCATCCTGCTCATGATGTTCATCTACAGCGTGCAGCTGGGCCTGGTGGCCGTGGGGACCATGCTGCTGTATGCGCTGGGGCGCTGGATCTGGTACCGGCCGCTGCGCAATGCGACCGAGGAGGAAATCATCCACGCCGCGCGGCAGCAGACGCATTTCCTGGAAACCGTGCGCGGCGTGAAGGCAATCAAGCTGTTCCAGCGCCAGGACGAGCGGCGCGCCACCTGGCTGGCCTTGCTGGTCAACCAGATCAATGCCGACCTGCGCACGCAAAAGCTGCAGCTATTCTACAAGACCTTGAACGGCCTGCTGTTCGGCCTGGAAAACACCGTGATTATCTGGCTCGGCGCGCGCCTGGTGTTGAACGGCGATTTCAGCGTGGGCGCGCTGATGGCCTTTTCCGCCTACCGCAGCCAGTTCGACAGCCGCGTCGCCTCGCTGATCGATAAGCTGTATGAGCTGAAAATGCTGCAATTGCAGGGCGAGCGCCTGGCCGATATCGTCCATGCCGAGCCGGAATCGCTGGCCAGCGGCCTGGCGCCCGAGCAGACCGAGACCGTGCCGGCCAGCATCGAGCTGCGCGGCCTGCATTACCGCTACGCGCCGCACGAACCCTATGTCCTGTCCGGCGTTTCGCTGAAGATCGAGGAGGGTGAATCGGTCGCCATTGCCGGCCCCTCGGGCTGCGGCAAATCGACCTTGCTGAATGTGCTGCTGGGCGTGCTGCCGCCGGGAGAGGGCGAAATCCTGCTGGGCGGCCAGAACCTGCGCCAGGTCGGGCTGGGGCCGCTGCGCGCCATGGTCGGCACGGTGTTGCAGGACGACGTGCTGTTCGCCGGCTCGATTGCCGACAATATCAGCTTCTTCGACCCGCAGGCCGATATGGCCTGGATCCGCGAATGCGCCGAAATGGCAGCCATCGCCACCGAAATCGCCGCCATGCCCATGAATTACAACACCCTGGTGGGCGATATGGGCACCGTGCTGTCCGGCGGCCAGAAGCAGCGCGTGCTGCTGGCGCGCGCCCTGTACAAGCGGCCGCGCATCCTGATCCTGGACGAAGCCACCAGCCACCTGGACATCGCGCGCGAACATCAGGTCAATACGGCCGTCAAAGCCTTGCGCATGACGCGCATCATCGTCGCCCACCGGCCGGAAACGATCGCCAGCGCCGACCGTGTCATCACCCTGATTGCTGGAAAAGTTGCCCAAGATCAGGCGTCAACGATGTCAAACCGGCCACTTTGCGTTGCTATTTGA
- a CDS encoding HlyD family secretion protein: MATHQIFRPVALNAQQTQWLGEVVLVRPLSFTVLSAAAALCAAAALLLLAFGSYTRSVAVLGQLVPDSGLLKLQVPQAGVVTEKRVREGQHVRAGEVLYVLSGERQSSTQGLTHAAISGQVGARLDSLHGELEKTRLVQQDERVALVKRIAARQSEMQKLDSQIDSQRARVRLSEEAVARYEGLLAQKYIARETLQLKQADFLDQKLRLQELERERINTGRELAAAEAELGSVPLRQQNQLAQIERNIAAAGVELAENEARRRLVITAPQSGIATAVVAAPGQTVEPGKPLLSIVPDGAKLQAHLYAPSRAIGFVKPGDVVLLRYQAFPYQKFGHAQGVVASVTRTALPPSEIAEAVAVMAGQGGEAQYRITVELASQAFQAYGAQQALQAGMLVDADVLQESRRLYEWALEPLYSLSGRF, from the coding sequence ATGGCCACGCACCAGATCTTCCGTCCCGTTGCGCTCAACGCGCAGCAGACGCAATGGCTGGGCGAGGTGGTGCTGGTGCGGCCGCTCTCGTTTACGGTTCTCAGCGCTGCCGCTGCCCTGTGCGCGGCTGCGGCGCTGCTTCTTTTGGCCTTCGGCAGCTATACGCGCTCGGTGGCCGTGCTGGGCCAGCTGGTGCCCGACAGTGGCCTGCTCAAGCTGCAGGTGCCGCAGGCGGGCGTGGTGACGGAAAAGCGCGTGCGCGAAGGCCAGCATGTGCGCGCCGGCGAGGTGCTGTATGTGCTGTCGGGCGAGCGCCAGAGCAGCACCCAGGGCCTGACCCATGCCGCCATCAGCGGCCAGGTGGGCGCGCGCCTCGATTCCCTGCACGGCGAGCTGGAGAAGACCCGGCTGGTGCAGCAGGACGAGCGCGTGGCCCTGGTCAAGCGCATCGCCGCGCGCCAGTCGGAGATGCAAAAGCTCGACAGCCAGATCGACAGCCAGCGCGCGCGCGTCCGGCTCAGCGAGGAGGCGGTGGCGCGCTATGAAGGTTTGCTCGCGCAAAAATACATTGCGCGCGAAACCTTGCAGCTGAAGCAGGCCGATTTCCTCGACCAGAAGCTGCGCCTGCAGGAGCTGGAGCGCGAGCGCATCAACACCGGCCGCGAGCTGGCGGCGGCCGAGGCGGAACTCGGCAGCGTGCCGTTGCGCCAGCAAAACCAGCTGGCCCAGATCGAGCGCAATATCGCGGCGGCCGGTGTGGAGCTGGCGGAGAACGAGGCGCGCCGCCGCCTCGTGATCACCGCACCGCAGAGCGGCATTGCCACCGCCGTGGTGGCCGCGCCGGGGCAGACGGTGGAGCCGGGCAAGCCTTTGCTCAGCATCGTGCCCGATGGCGCCAAGCTGCAAGCCCACCTGTATGCGCCGAGCCGCGCCATCGGTTTCGTCAAGCCGGGCGACGTGGTGCTGCTGCGCTATCAGGCTTTCCCTTACCAGAAATTCGGCCATGCCCAGGGCGTGGTGGCCTCGGTCACGCGCACCGCACTGCCGCCGTCCGAGATCGCCGAGGCCGTCGCCGTCATGGCGGGGCAGGGCGGCGAGGCGCAGTACCGCATCACGGTTGAACTGGCTTCGCAAGCTTTCCAGGCCTATGGCGCGCAGCAGGCCTTGCAGGCCGGCATGCTGGTCGATGCCGACGTGCTGCAGGAAAGCCGCCGCCTGTACGAATGGGCGCTGGAACCCTTGTATAGCCTGAGCGGCCGCTTCTGA